From Bacteroidales bacterium, one genomic window encodes:
- a CDS encoding aldehyde ferredoxin oxidoreductase family protein, translating into MKEIAGTNNKILEIDLSANKIEIIQVSEQDRKLFLGGKGLGLKLLSQRLTPGTDPLSPENVLVINTGVYMGSNVPCSARFNAVTKSPLTGIIVSSSCGGPFGMALKKAGYDGLILKGKAEVPSQIVISSKIEIKPASELWGLDTQETQDKLKLEKNSGALVIGPAGENKVLFANVVSGHRFLGRGGIGAVLGSKNIKAIVAIGQKIKLKPVKAQKLQSVKKLGTKYINQNYITSQKYRNFGTNSHVNICNKVGLLPVRNFSESFHLDAHKVSGELYAEKFTKRHKTCKPCSILCGHEGEFNGKVMAIPEYETTGLFGPNLEVFDPVAIAEWNDQCGKLGIDTITAGSVLAWAMEATEKGLIKSNLKFGSTKNIEQALNEIACRKGLGNDLANGTRALSEKYGGKEYAIHVKGLELAAYHPNGAFGQALGYAVANRGACHLSSAMFSIEGTLGYVKPHTTLSKAKFTDYFENLYAAINSMHGCQFTSYAYLLEPFIVKNTPEFLLGLVMQYLPNLAMVFLDIGIYSKSFESISGIKLTKKQMLKAGKRIHVLERLLNTREGISRKDDTLPQRFLKESQKKDRKNKMIPLHKMLDQYYKIKGYDKNGIPNTKTLKRLGLTNY; encoded by the coding sequence ATGAAAGAAATTGCAGGGACAAACAATAAAATTCTGGAAATTGATTTATCTGCAAATAAAATTGAAATAATTCAAGTTTCTGAACAAGACCGTAAACTCTTTCTCGGTGGCAAAGGACTTGGTTTAAAACTACTTTCACAAAGATTAACTCCCGGTACCGATCCATTAAGTCCTGAAAATGTTTTGGTTATTAATACAGGGGTTTACATGGGCAGCAATGTACCTTGTTCTGCACGTTTTAATGCAGTCACAAAATCACCGTTAACAGGAATAATTGTGAGTTCGTCATGTGGAGGCCCATTTGGCATGGCATTAAAAAAAGCCGGATATGATGGTTTAATTCTCAAAGGGAAAGCTGAAGTTCCTTCCCAAATTGTGATTAGTAGTAAAATTGAAATAAAACCTGCCTCTGAACTTTGGGGTCTGGATACTCAAGAAACCCAGGATAAGCTTAAGTTAGAAAAAAATTCAGGAGCTTTGGTAATAGGTCCTGCCGGAGAAAACAAAGTATTGTTTGCAAATGTCGTTTCAGGACATCGGTTTTTGGGAAGAGGTGGAATTGGAGCAGTGTTAGGTTCAAAAAATATCAAAGCAATAGTTGCCATAGGACAAAAAATCAAGTTAAAACCAGTAAAAGCTCAAAAATTACAATCAGTAAAAAAACTTGGAACCAAATATATAAATCAAAATTATATAACTTCTCAAAAATATCGAAACTTTGGTACTAATTCGCATGTCAATATTTGTAATAAGGTCGGATTATTACCTGTACGCAATTTTTCTGAGAGTTTTCACCTCGATGCTCATAAAGTTTCCGGTGAACTATATGCCGAAAAATTTACCAAAAGACATAAAACCTGCAAACCATGTTCAATTTTATGTGGTCACGAAGGCGAATTCAATGGCAAAGTAATGGCTATTCCTGAATATGAAACAACAGGTTTGTTTGGTCCAAATTTAGAAGTCTTTGATCCGGTAGCAATAGCCGAATGGAATGATCAGTGTGGTAAATTAGGTATTGATACCATTACTGCAGGAAGTGTTTTAGCCTGGGCAATGGAAGCCACAGAAAAAGGATTAATAAAATCGAATTTAAAATTTGGTTCTACTAAAAATATCGAACAAGCGCTGAATGAAATTGCCTGTAGAAAAGGTTTAGGAAACGATTTGGCTAATGGAACAAGAGCCTTATCTGAAAAATATGGCGGCAAAGAATATGCGATTCATGTAAAAGGTCTTGAGCTTGCAGCTTATCATCCTAATGGAGCTTTTGGACAGGCATTGGGTTATGCAGTGGCAAACCGTGGTGCTTGTCACTTATCATCTGCTATGTTTTCAATTGAAGGCACTTTGGGGTATGTCAAACCTCATACAACTCTATCAAAAGCAAAATTTACAGACTATTTCGAGAATTTATATGCTGCTATTAACTCTATGCACGGATGTCAGTTTACATCGTATGCTTATTTGTTGGAACCATTTATTGTAAAAAACACACCTGAATTTTTACTTGGTCTTGTAATGCAATATTTGCCAAACCTTGCCATGGTTTTTCTTGATATTGGGATTTACAGTAAATCATTTGAATCAATATCAGGAATAAAACTCACAAAAAAACAAATGCTAAAAGCCGGAAAAAGAATCCATGTTTTAGAAAGACTTCTAAACACACGAGAAGGAATAAGCAGAAAAGATGATACTTTACCGCAAAGGTTTTTAAAGGAAAGTCAAAAAAAAGACAGAAAAAATAAAATGATTCCTTTACATAAAATGCTTGACCAATATTATAAAATTAAAGGATATGATAAAAACGGCATCCCTAACACAAAAACTTTGAAAAGACTGGGACTTACCAATTATTAA
- a CDS encoding GMC family oxidoreductase: protein MNKEFDYIIIGSGFGGSVSAMRLAEKGYSVLVIEKGKRYNSEDFPKTNWNLKKYLWMPKLGLYGIQQLTLFKHAFILSGTGVGGGSLVYANTLMKPPKEFFVNNDWKKFNNWEKELEPFYEKANFMLGRTKLNKFHEEDIILREVAKDLNKENSLDNVYVAVNFSEEENYDPYFNGLGPKRNPCTDCAGCMIGCRENAKNTLDKNYLFFAEKQGTKIISKTEAYKIEFVNGKYKLNTKSSLFGKSNKKEFYSKGLVISGGVLGTLKLLLKQKHVYKTLPDLSDTLGEKLRTNSESLCSASNSNLKLNNGVAISSIFKPDDDTYIEIVKYPTGSNVMKYLLTLATDKTKHTWMRGFKFIGNIIIHPFKFIKMLFNTKWADNTIIFLVMQTLDNSMRMVLKRGLFGNSKLRIKNDGNKKVPAYIHAGQDVMYRYSKKANATPQNALTEILFDIPSTAHILGGCPMGEIDKEGVINKNFEVFNYPNMHILDGSVVQGNLGVNPSFTITALVEYAMSKIPEKTGNAHKSLDMLIKEKNDVN from the coding sequence ATGAACAAAGAATTTGATTATATAATAATTGGCTCTGGCTTTGGTGGTAGTGTTTCGGCAATGAGACTGGCAGAAAAAGGTTATTCTGTACTTGTAATAGAAAAAGGAAAAAGATATAATTCCGAGGACTTTCCAAAAACAAACTGGAACCTGAAAAAATACCTTTGGATGCCAAAATTAGGATTATATGGAATTCAGCAACTCACACTCTTTAAACATGCATTTATTTTAAGCGGAACGGGTGTCGGCGGAGGAAGTCTTGTGTATGCAAATACTTTGATGAAGCCACCGAAAGAATTCTTTGTTAATAATGATTGGAAGAAATTTAACAATTGGGAAAAAGAATTAGAGCCATTTTATGAGAAAGCAAACTTTATGCTGGGTCGTACAAAACTGAATAAATTTCATGAAGAAGACATTATTTTAAGAGAAGTGGCAAAAGACCTAAACAAAGAAAACTCTTTGGATAATGTTTATGTTGCAGTTAATTTTTCCGAAGAAGAAAATTACGATCCTTATTTTAATGGATTAGGCCCAAAAAGAAACCCTTGTACTGATTGTGCAGGCTGTATGATTGGCTGCCGTGAAAATGCCAAAAACACACTGGATAAAAACTATCTGTTTTTTGCTGAAAAACAAGGCACCAAAATCATTTCAAAAACAGAAGCTTATAAAATTGAATTTGTAAACGGAAAATACAAATTAAATACAAAATCCAGCTTATTTGGAAAAAGCAACAAGAAAGAATTTTATTCAAAAGGTTTAGTAATTTCCGGTGGTGTATTGGGAACATTGAAACTCTTACTTAAACAAAAACATGTTTATAAAACCTTACCTGATTTATCTGACACACTCGGGGAAAAATTAAGAACCAATTCCGAAAGTTTGTGTTCGGCTTCAAATTCAAATTTAAAACTTAATAATGGAGTTGCCATTAGTTCTATTTTTAAACCTGATGATGATACCTATATTGAGATTGTAAAATATCCAACCGGTTCTAATGTAATGAAGTATTTATTAACATTGGCAACCGACAAAACAAAACATACATGGATGAGAGGATTCAAATTTATAGGGAATATAATAATTCACCCATTTAAGTTTATTAAAATGCTTTTTAATACGAAATGGGCTGACAACACAATTATTTTCCTTGTTATGCAAACATTAGACAACTCAATGAGAATGGTGCTTAAAAGAGGGTTGTTCGGAAATAGCAAATTGCGAATTAAAAATGATGGAAATAAAAAAGTTCCTGCTTACATACATGCCGGACAGGATGTAATGTACCGGTATTCAAAAAAAGCAAATGCAACTCCACAAAATGCATTGACCGAAATTCTTTTTGACATACCATCAACAGCTCATATTTTAGGCGGATGCCCGATGGGTGAAATTGATAAAGAAGGAGTTATTAATAAAAACTTCGAGGTTTTTAATTACCCGAATATGCATATTCTTGACGGATCAGTTGTACAAGGCAATTTAGGTGTAAACCCAAGTTTTACTATTACTGCTTTAGTTGAATATGCTATGAGTAAAATTCCTGAAAAAACGGGAAATGCACATAAATCATTAGATATGTTAATAAAAGAAAAGAATGACGTTAACTAA
- a CDS encoding DEAD/DEAH box helicase translates to MVLFNEMGLDESVLKAAIELGFQEPTPIQEKVIPKILTDKKDLIALAQTGTGKTAAFGFPLIQKADMTNRDIQSLILCPTRELCIQISSDLTKYSKYIDNFKVIPVYGGANIETQIRSLKKGGQIVVGTPGRVLDLIKRKILKVVKINWLVLDEADEMLNMGFKEDLDAILAGTPSGKQTLLFAATMPKEILRIADKYMHQPDEISVGRKNAGAENVKHEYYVSHAKNRYEVLKRIADMNPNIYGIVFCRTRRETKEVADKFMNDGYNADALHGDLSQAQRDFVMNRFRNRHLQMLVATDVAARGLDVVDLTHVINYNLPDDREIYIHRSGRTGRAGKSGISISIIHTRETRRIKDLEKTVGKSFKRKMIPEGKEICKKQLFNLINRVEKVELSNGQIEEFLPEIYKKLEWLSREDLIKHFVSVEFNRFLSYYKNAPDLNVEISNSQEKNKGKRRTKKEFTRFFINVGNKNNLNPARLMGLVNDKTRSRNIEVGKIDIMKKFSFFEIEKQHESDILKAFDGNVEFEGVKVSVEISKPETAKDKAKEVFNKKKHFSSKKKKKKTYQRR, encoded by the coding sequence ATGGTATTATTTAATGAAATGGGGCTGGATGAATCTGTATTAAAGGCTGCAATAGAATTAGGCTTTCAGGAACCAACTCCTATACAGGAAAAAGTTATTCCTAAAATCCTGACAGACAAAAAAGATCTAATAGCTTTAGCACAAACAGGAACAGGAAAAACGGCAGCCTTTGGGTTTCCGCTCATTCAAAAGGCTGATATGACAAACAGAGATATTCAAAGCCTCATACTTTGCCCAACCCGTGAACTTTGCATTCAGATTTCCAGTGATCTGACAAAATATTCAAAATATATAGATAATTTCAAAGTTATACCTGTTTATGGAGGAGCCAATATTGAAACGCAAATAAGAAGTTTGAAAAAGGGTGGTCAAATTGTAGTGGGTACACCTGGCAGGGTACTTGATTTAATCAAACGGAAGATTTTAAAAGTTGTAAAAATTAATTGGCTGGTACTTGATGAAGCCGACGAAATGCTTAATATGGGTTTTAAAGAAGATTTAGATGCGATATTAGCAGGAACACCTTCAGGAAAACAAACTCTTTTATTTGCAGCCACAATGCCAAAAGAAATTCTCAGGATTGCAGATAAATATATGCATCAGCCCGATGAAATATCTGTTGGCAGGAAAAATGCAGGAGCCGAAAACGTAAAGCATGAGTATTATGTATCTCATGCAAAAAACCGATACGAAGTATTAAAGCGTATAGCAGATATGAATCCTAATATTTACGGGATTGTATTTTGCCGAACTCGAAGGGAGACAAAAGAAGTAGCTGATAAATTTATGAATGACGGGTATAATGCAGATGCTTTACACGGAGATTTGTCACAGGCTCAGCGTGATTTCGTAATGAACCGTTTTCGAAACAGACATCTTCAAATGCTTGTTGCCACTGATGTTGCAGCACGTGGATTGGATGTTGTTGATTTAACTCATGTGATTAACTATAATTTACCTGATGATAGGGAAATATATATTCACCGCAGTGGGAGAACCGGAAGAGCCGGCAAAAGTGGGATTTCTATTTCAATTATCCATACCCGTGAAACCAGAAGGATTAAAGATCTTGAAAAAACAGTTGGTAAATCTTTCAAAAGGAAGATGATTCCGGAAGGGAAAGAGATTTGTAAAAAACAATTATTTAATCTGATAAATAGGGTAGAAAAGGTTGAATTAAGTAATGGACAGATAGAAGAATTTTTACCAGAAATCTATAAAAAACTGGAATGGCTTAGTCGGGAAGACCTTATAAAACATTTTGTTTCAGTTGAGTTTAACCGATTTTTATCCTATTATAAAAATGCGCCGGACTTAAACGTTGAAATTAGCAATTCACAGGAAAAAAATAAAGGTAAAAGGAGAACTAAAAAAGAATTTACACGCTTTTTTATCAACGTGGGAAATAAGAACAATTTGAATCCTGCCAGACTAATGGGCTTGGTTAATGATAAAACCCGAAGTCGAAATATTGAAGTAGGGAAAATAGATATCATGAAGAAATTTTCTTTCTTTGAAATTGAGAAACAACATGAATCTGATATTTTAAAAGCTTTTGATGGAAATGTTGAGTTTGAAGGTGTAAAAGTTTCTGTAGAAATATCAAAGCCGGAGACTGCAAAAGATAAAGCCAAAGAGGTATTTAATAAAAAGAAACATTTTAGCAGTAAAAAAAAGAAGAAAAAAACATATCAACGAAGATAG
- a CDS encoding iron-only hydrogenase system regulator has translation MEKRIGTALILVENKDFIPKLNQIISEHADIIIGRQGLPVKDKNISIISLVLEGTTDEIGSLTGKIGRLKNIQIKSVLLKPGTNHEKN, from the coding sequence ATGGAAAAGAGAATAGGAACTGCACTAATTCTGGTCGAAAACAAAGACTTTATTCCCAAATTAAATCAGATAATTTCTGAACATGCCGATATTATTATCGGGCGACAAGGTTTACCTGTAAAGGATAAAAATATAAGCATAATTTCACTTGTGTTGGAGGGTACAACTGATGAGATTGGTTCTTTAACCGGAAAAATCGGAAGGTTAAAAAATATTCAAATTAAATCAGTTTTATTAAAACCCGGTACAAATCATGAAAAAAATTAA
- a CDS encoding TonB-dependent receptor gives MKKIKLSLFLFLITYSLIYSQNFSISGTVDDSVSSVFLQGVNIRLFDFNTKKIIDKFSTVTDIHGQFSINDIKTGKYFLKISHIGYRSFRKEINIESKNIKNLELKLSKSYVEIGEIVVSSLRQERMLKTVSLPIALVDNKAIEKLPSITTSDILQNEPGLSLSRDGIWATSINIRGLNEQRIVALIDGNRIETATDISAGLSLIDINDIERIEVIKGSASSLYGSGALGGVINIITKRAYYNNQFYVHGNLFGGYNSVNNLNSEGISLITGSKKWHAKLSGTIRNAENTQTPEGELENSQFTDNNFSGAFSFKPLKNHEIGLNYQRFYAKDVGIPGGAAFPGPSIATYPEEIREMMSATYSIKDVTKNLSKISFKYFDQYIFRDVEMFPNTPSLTPPGKRITPVKVTPSANHNTNGILIQTDWNINKHNLIFGIDAWQRKMVSKREKHIKIEVLDSLGNVLATNNLIKGEVPVPDSKFKSAGLFIQDEIKVIDNKLSLLLGGRIDRINVTNEKAIDPHYTITNGVRNDNPTGQRITFEANDVTDYSWSLNVGLLYNIVPDYDITFNLSRAFRSPTLEERFKYIDLGSTVRLGDPDLKPEDGCFFDIGLKIWKPKFSITANTFINSLSNLIVEESGEFIYSYNDTANFGIVDTLPALINSNVDKALLYGFDINLKYNFYKSFVYYTSASFVRGIDTKNDVDLPLIPPFNVRIGLKYSLPKYFGTDFSCSLVSKQNKTAINEIKTGGYAKYDIQINSVPVNLKYMKMQFFAGVENITDRAYKNHLATNRGIINIEPGRNLYFKINLIF, from the coding sequence ATGAAAAAAATTAAATTATCTCTGTTTTTGTTTCTTATTACATATTCTCTTATTTATAGTCAAAACTTTTCAATTAGCGGAACTGTTGATGATTCTGTATCTTCAGTTTTTTTACAGGGTGTTAATATCCGTTTATTTGATTTTAATACTAAAAAAATAATTGATAAGTTTTCTACTGTTACTGATATTCACGGACAATTCAGCATTAATGATATAAAAACAGGAAAATATTTTCTAAAAATATCACATATTGGCTATAGAAGTTTTCGGAAAGAGATTAATATCGAGTCAAAAAATATAAAAAATCTCGAATTAAAATTATCAAAAAGTTATGTTGAAATAGGCGAAATTGTTGTATCATCTTTAAGACAAGAAAGAATGCTAAAAACTGTTTCCTTACCAATAGCATTAGTAGATAATAAAGCAATTGAAAAACTTCCTTCAATAACAACTTCTGATATTTTACAAAATGAACCCGGACTTTCTCTTTCAAGAGACGGTATCTGGGCAACTAGTATTAATATAAGAGGACTTAACGAACAAAGAATTGTAGCTCTAATTGATGGAAACAGAATTGAAACCGCTACCGATATATCTGCAGGACTTTCTTTAATTGATATTAACGACATTGAGCGTATTGAAGTAATCAAAGGTTCGGCTTCTTCGTTATACGGCTCAGGGGCACTTGGAGGGGTAATAAATATAATTACTAAAAGAGCATATTATAATAATCAATTCTATGTTCATGGGAATTTATTCGGCGGATATAATTCAGTAAATAATTTGAATTCAGAAGGAATAAGTTTAATAACAGGTTCTAAAAAATGGCATGCAAAATTGTCAGGAACTATAAGAAATGCTGAAAACACTCAAACTCCCGAAGGTGAACTTGAAAATAGCCAGTTTACTGATAACAATTTTTCAGGAGCATTTAGTTTTAAACCTTTAAAAAATCATGAAATCGGATTAAATTACCAGAGATTTTATGCTAAAGATGTTGGAATACCCGGAGGGGCAGCTTTTCCCGGACCATCTATTGCTACTTACCCCGAAGAGATAAGGGAAATGATGAGTGCAACATATTCAATTAAGGATGTAACGAAAAATCTTTCAAAAATTTCCTTTAAATATTTTGACCAGTATATCTTTCGTGATGTTGAAATGTTTCCAAACACACCATCGTTAACACCTCCCGGGAAAAGAATAACTCCGGTTAAAGTTACTCCATCAGCAAATCATAATACAAATGGAATATTAATACAAACAGATTGGAATATTAATAAACATAATCTGATTTTTGGTATAGATGCATGGCAGCGTAAAATGGTTTCAAAAAGAGAAAAACATATAAAAATAGAGGTTTTAGACTCATTAGGAAATGTATTAGCAACAAACAACCTTATTAAAGGAGAAGTTCCTGTTCCTGATTCTAAATTTAAAAGTGCCGGATTGTTCATACAAGACGAAATTAAAGTAATTGATAATAAATTATCGCTTCTTTTGGGAGGACGAATTGACAGGATAAATGTTACTAACGAAAAGGCAATAGACCCTCATTATACTATTACAAATGGTGTTAGAAACGACAATCCTACAGGACAAAGAATTACTTTTGAAGCTAATGATGTAACAGATTATTCATGGAGCCTTAATGTAGGATTGTTATATAATATTGTTCCTGATTATGATATAACGTTTAATTTATCAAGAGCTTTTCGTTCACCAACTCTTGAAGAAAGGTTCAAATATATTGACCTTGGTTCAACTGTTCGCCTCGGAGACCCTGATTTAAAACCAGAAGATGGTTGTTTTTTTGATATTGGACTGAAAATCTGGAAACCAAAATTTTCAATAACAGCTAATACTTTTATTAACTCTTTATCAAATCTTATTGTTGAAGAAAGCGGTGAGTTTATTTATTCATATAATGATACTGCCAACTTTGGTATTGTTGACACTCTTCCTGCCTTAATAAATTCTAATGTTGATAAAGCATTATTATATGGTTTTGATATAAATTTGAAATATAATTTTTATAAAAGTTTTGTTTATTATACCTCTGCTTCATTTGTAAGAGGCATTGACACCAAAAACGATGTGGATTTACCTCTTATACCTCCGTTTAATGTTAGAATTGGTCTTAAATATTCTCTACCTAAATATTTTGGGACTGATTTTTCATGTAGTTTAGTATCAAAACAAAATAAAACAGCCATAAATGAAATAAAAACAGGAGGTTATGCAAAGTATGATATACAGATAAATTCAGTTCCTGTTAATTTGAAATATATGAAAATGCAATTTTTTGCAGGTGTTGAAAATATTACTGACCGTGCTTATAAAAATCATCTTGCAACTAACCGTGGAATAATTAATATTGAACCCGGCAGAAATCTGTATTTT